Sequence from the Nasonia vitripennis strain AsymCx chromosome 5, Nvit_psr_1.1, whole genome shotgun sequence genome:
GGGATGCTTCATTGTCTCTCTTAACGCATCAGCCAGACACTGTCGTACAGTCGATCGATCGGCACGGCTTCTTTTCATTCTCCAACTACGTACGCGCGCACAGCCACACGAAACCAGAATAGATTATACGTATACTAACATGTGCGCCTTACTGTTCGACATCATGCTCACGACGAAAAAATCACCGCGCACCACGCTCTCACGCCCATAAAAATCGAAACCATCGCACCTAGTGCCCGGCGGCGACAAGACGTCCGCCCGCCGAGACGTGGCCGAGCCGGAGACCCTGGCGACGCTGGAGCGCTGCTTCAGACTGCTGACCAGCGGCGTCGGAGCAGGGACCGGCAGGAGGAGTTCCGTTCCCGCGACCCCGAGCagccagcagcggcagcagcagcagcagcagcagcagcaccagcaaGCCGTCGGCAGCGGATCGCAGACGGCCGGTACTTTGCTCGGCCGCTGCCTCAGGCGGCCGGTCTTCGAGGCAATCAAGCACCGCGTGACCTGCATGGATCACAATCTATTTGACGTCATTTGGCCCGCTTTGAAACGATTTAGCAACGCCTATGCCAGCAACAGCAGCCTCGAGGACGGCAATGTTAACGTGCGCGAGCGGAGGTTCGCGATTCAATTATTTTGCGAATGATGCCCAGCCCCTCCCCTTATTCCCTCTTATTCGCCCTTAATCGGCCTTATTCGGCCTTATTCGCCTGCGATCGCGCAGTCTGCGGCGACTTTGCATTAACTCGAAAGCGCCCGTTTGCCTCGTCGGCGAATACGGGCCGACCCGGccatccccccccccccttccccCCCAATAAGCATGCATGCGACCAGAGCGCTTTCTAACGCGCGACGCGCGCACTCAGACTCTCGGTCTCCTCCTACGACGAGGACTTCACGGGCAACGTGGTCGCGCCGGATTTCGAGAGCTACAGCGTGTTCGCCGAGCTGCTGGACCCCCTGATCCGCGACCTGCACTGCGTGACCGCGACGGGCGAGCTGCCCGAGCAGCCCTCCTCCCGCTTCTTCCACGAGGACGAGGTCGACCTGTCGAGCGCAGGCAAGCCGCTGAGGAGCAAGACCGCGGACGAGGCCGTCCAGATCCTCGAGGCCCGCGACCTCGACCCCTCCGGCAAGTACGTCATGGCCGGGCTGATCGAGTGCACGCGCAACCTGGCCGGGCACCAACTGCCCCTGACCATGCGCATCAAGGACCTGGAGGAGTCCGAGCGGCTCCTCACCACGGCCCTCATGAGCCCCGAGCTGACGAACCTCCTGGCGGAGGGCTCGAGCGAGGACGAGGCCGGGACGTACTACACGCTCAGCGAGATCCTCGACCCGTTGAGCGAGGTGCGCTCGAGGCTCGCGGCCTCGGGCCTGCTCCTGCCCGTCAGCGAGACGGAGAACAGCGACGAGCGCCGGCTGCACGGCAAGCACTGGCCCTACGGCCGCGGGCTCTACCTCGCCAGCGCCGCGGACCTGGCCGTCTGGGTGAACGTGCAGGACCACCTGCGCGTCgtctgctgcagcagcgaggCGCGGCCCGGCCAGATGGGTCGGGCCTACGTCCGGCTCGCCAGGCTCGTCGACGCCCTCGACCGGGCCTTCGAGTTCGAGCGGCACCCGAAGCTCGGCTTCCTCACCTCCAGGCCCTGCGCCCTCGGCAACACGCTGCGCTTCGACCTCATCCTCAAGTTCGCCGGGCTCTCGAAGAAGCCCGAGGACCTGAAGCAGCTCTGCGTGCTCAGGGGCCTGCGCATACACCCGACGCTCAGGAGGGACACCGTCAGGCTGGGCAACCAGCAGAGCCTCTCCATCGGCGAGCTGCAGACCTTCCAGGACTTCGACCGAGCCGTGCAGAACGTGCTCACGCTGGAGAAGGAGCTGGCGCTGAACAGCTCCTTGAAAATCGCCACCGTCATCGCCAACATATTCAAGCGCAGGCGGCTCTCTGGCGCGAGAGCCGCCCGCTCCTAGATGATGCACGCCGTCCTGCACCTACTCGTTATAGCTTTATCCTCGTGATCTCAAGACTGACCGCGAACCGACTTTCTTCGACACTTCTTCGAGAAGACAACCAATCGACACCTTTTTCTAATCCTTGACTAATCCTAATCATGTACGTGTGTCAATCACGCGTTGATGAGCATAAACTACCGACAGCCAGGCTCTGCTTGTACACGCCCGCGAAGGACCGCCTTAACGAATCTAACCTCTCGTCATTTTTGGCCAATCGATAGAACCTTTGAACGAATGAGCGAGCGACTTTAACTAATAGATTAGGCGAAAGACTGCAAAACAAGTCCATCAAGTTGGAAAGATGTATGAGATTCTTTACATAGCTGTAGCTGCTCGGAGGGCTTGCGACATCAATCGTAGACTCGACTTTTTGGGTTAGTAAACATTTCGCACCTGATTCCATTCcaatgtacattttttgtaatactCATATTGCTCTTTCAAACGAGTCGATGATTTGACGCCAGATTCCCCAACCAACAACTTTTGTTAACGATAGGGAAACGACTCTCGATGCATTGTGAGGAGATCCGAAAGCGCGATACGAGAGCTTCGCCGAGGTTAAAGACACTTgctgaaattcatttttcccCGTGTACAATTGATGCGGCGGTGGAAACTCGTGGCGACAAACTATCGACGTCTTCTTCGTTCTGTGTCACTCGCACCGAGCTAATCTACACTGATCAATAAATGTGGCGCAGCACATATCTTTCCAACTTGATGTTTTTGCTACAGTCGAAGTGCGAGTTCTACGCAATGctagagcgcgagagaaagcgaCTTTTTACAttaatcttgaaaaaaaaaaaaaaacggttgGAATGAGTTCTAACTATACTTATTTTCGAAATTACAGGACCTCGTATATTTTTCTACAGTATACTTGCCATTCGCTTCGATCATTTCATTTATTAGCCACGTAGACATCTCGCTTCgatattttcaacaatatacatacatattctTCCTATGATTgttgataaatataatttgaagAACCTTGTGTATTTAACACCCCCGCCACTTATTATGTGCGCATCGATTTTCCCCCTACATTAACGAACCAAAGTCTCAACTATCGCCGGCTTCGCGACTACTACGCTTCTATGAGTGTGCGTTTGCTACGAGCTGCTGATGGTTACGCAATTTTCCAAACCAGACAAtggagaagaaaaaacaaagcCTGCTGTTATCTTGTGTGTGCATTTTCATTTACTTGCATCTTTCGCTCgcagtattttattatgatttgCTTGAAAACgtccatttattattttgtaaatgttGACATTCATGCGTGTTTTACTCGTTGTTGGAATATCTTTTGTAGTCATATGTTTTTGTTTAAAGTCGGCGTGCACCGATTGCTTATTTGCAATTTACTTCAATGAaacgttttaataaatatatatatatatatatctgtacTACACGCAGAGTTGAATTTTTGCAACTTTGTGTTTTACCATGATTTCACGTATTTTCAGATCTCAACATTTTTCAAGACGAAGAGGGACGGTACTTGGCGTCGTGTAAGCAAGAACGCTATATTATTACCTAAATctgcattaaaattttgttatcgGTATTATTTCGATTCAATTCATTTCAGCACTAGGCGATCCACTGATAAGAGGCTTGACAGAAGTAGCAACTACTCGGCCAAAAGATCCCGTAACGTATCTCGCTACGTATCTATACAATTTTGCCAACCAAGACAAGCCGGAAGAGAAGTCCGAAGTAAGTGATGTATATCCCATCTGCACTGTGACCCTAAAGACGACCAATTCTAATCTGCCATTTTTTCTCGAGGATTCGAATATTTTGATCATACCCGAGGGGGAAGAGACTGAACAAGAAGGCAACTCAGAAGAAACTCAAGAGAATGAAACAGAGAATGAGATTGAGAATGACAATGACAACGATGACGGATATCCTCAAAGTCCGGACTTGGACACCCCCGAGTCACTTTTCGCATCGACAGAACGGGTGAGCTCAAATTGGTGTCTTAATTGCAAAGCGAcgaacaaattatttttcattgactCGTTggaaaaaattcgattttcCGTACCGACTGCAGGACGAGAACGGCCAAAGCTCGTTACACTTTGCAGCAAACCGCTCGCACGCTAAAGACGGTTTGTACCACCTCCTGCAAGAGCGGCAGATCAACATCGCGTTCAGAGACTCCCGATACCGGACAGGCCGAGACGTGGCCGAGCTGTCTGGCAACCCCGAGAACGTCCAGGAAATCGATCGTTTTGTTGTCTATCTCGCGGCTCGCGGTAATTTCCAGTTAAGCTTTGGGTGATCCTTGTAGACGCACGAGtaaaccatttttttttttttttttttttctgtcacGTCGTTTAGGTGAAACTGACAAACTGGTAGAATTACTGATGGAGGGCTATGATCACATACTCGACACGGAGGACGACGGCAAAAACGTACTTCAGATTGCCGAGGAGGAAGATAACAAATCCACTGTTGAGTTTCTCAAATCCATAAAAAATTACACCGTACGTATTGCGATCGCTGTTAAATCATTCGGCTTGGCAAGCATCCGTATGCGAATGGTCTgcgtataaaaaatttcagGAGCTTAGAGACGAGATTCATCGCGCCATAAGAGCAGGCGAGTCCCTGAAAGTGCGCGAGCTTCTCGAGGTAAACGGCGAAGGTGCGAGACTTTTGGCGCTGGGAAAAAATTCAACCGGGCGCTGCTCGCTGCACATTGCGGTGCTGCGCGAGCACGAGGACGTCGTGCGTTACATTGCCAAAACTCATCCCGAGACGCTGAGGGTTGGCGATAACGTGAGTTTTCAAATTATCAAAAGTCATCCTATCCGAGTAGAATCGTCGTGCAATTTCTCAAACTTGCGCTTTCACAGCTGGAAAGGACCGCTTTGCATTATGCAATGGGAGTGCCTTCAGTGGAAAACATGAGCAGCATTCTAATAAAGGCAGGGGCCAAACGAGTGCAAAAAGATTTGGTGAGCCATTTCTATCCACTCTATACtgatataattgaaaaacaaTATCGATTGTAATCTTCGGCTGATTGAACAATTGCAGAGATCGCGACAGCCGTCTTACTATTTTATGAACAAAACCGACATCAAGCAACTTCAGGACGAAGAAGAATCGATGAACAGGTGAAACGACGAGGATAACATGCATAACATTACGAGCAGTTTATATGAATAAatgcaatatttatgtaaatacgCACGTCTCATCAACGTCgtctcaaaaaataaaataataaaaacatgtatCTTACATCATTCAATGATGATTGTTCAAAGCGTGGCTCCTTATCTACGTACGGCTGTTCTTTTGCTGCGCCGATTTGTTTTCACTACTCTTGAAGTCGTCACTGCAGGACTCGAGTTGTCGGAATCGTCGCTGTCCTTCTCTAATAGCGGCTGCCATGGTGTAGGATTTGTGAACGCTGGCTTGACTTTTTGATGCGCTGTAACGAGTGCAGTTCATCATTGGCGGATCGTCTGAAGCTTAGCAACGAGGCGTCATTCGCGACGGAACTAACGTAACAGTCCTTGGGTAGCGGGTTTAGGCGTATTCCTCGATTTTTCTCGCCACTTTTCGTAAGCTTTAGAGCTCTCTTGAagtctcctctctttctcctcttcaGCCTTCTTTTTTCGCATCAGCTCCTCTTTCTCACAAGCTGAAACACACGCGTTTATACGCGTTGAATGAATTTAACAATTACATCAAGCTTACTGCCTGTTTATCGGAACTCACTCTTGATCAATTCGTCCTTCTTCCTACACCACTGCTTGAGGAAGACGTCCTTGGCACTTTTTGCTTTGTTCTCTAGCTCGCGTAGCCGGTGCTGGAGCTCGAGCTCCTTGTCGAGCAGCTGCCGTTTCAGTGTTTGTTCGCGACGTTTCCTCTCCAGCCAGCCCAAATAGGATTCGTTATCCCTACGCTCTCGAGCCTCGCGTTCTCGTGCCTCGCGCTCTTCGGCCTCGCGTTTGCGCTCCTCAGCGCGACGCTCCTCCTCTCGTCGATTCTGAAGCTTCAGACGCTTCTCGCGCGCCCAGTCTTCGTAAGATATTTGACGGAGCAATGGGACGCCGTTGAGACGATGACGACCGGACGATAACGAGGTAGTACTCCAAGAATTGCTGGCTTCCATTTCGTGCATAGCTGGCGGGGATTTTCGGTGACGGAACTGCGACCTACACGCACGATCGGACTTTAATAATGAGACGACTGTGTGTTATTGACATTAAACAGTCAGGCTTGGGCAAATAATAAAGTAGATTTACTCCTGTGGCTCGCCGCCTCCAGCTTCGCGGTCCTCCTCGTTGTCAGTAGCACAGCTGTATCGCTCGTCATCATCGAATAACCGACATCGCCGTTCCATCGACGAAGTCGTTGTCTCTGGCGTACTGGACGCAGCTAACACTCTCGAACCCTCGTAAACAGTCGATTCCGTGGTCTGTCGCCGCTCCAAACTCAATTCGGAGAAGTCGCTGCTGATGGCGTTAGAGTCCCCGCTGCCGAGTTCCAGCCTCTTTCGATGGCAGTGCTGCTGCTTCCCCGCCGCGTAGTCATCTTCCGACGGCGAGCCCGAGATACGCCTATTGGACAGTTTTCTTATACCGAACGTTCAATCGCAAGCAAACCCCGTGAAAACTTACCAGGTCCTTTGTCCATCGCGGCTCTCTGTGAGCGTCTCCTCCTCATCCTGACGGCAGTCGATCCGGAAGTCCGGTCCGGAGCGCGAGCACTTTAGCTCGCCGCGTTGCCGTTCAAAGTGTCTGAGCACGAGAGCTGCATGCTCGGAATAGCTGCGGCTCAAACCCGCCGATCTTTGCTCCGACCTATCCCCGTTCATGCCTCCTACTGAACTGCGACGCGAGCGAACCGGCGCGAAGTGTTGCGCCCTGATTTTCCGTTGTTTTTTCTTATCGTCTGCTATACGCGCGTTCTTATTGGAATTGCACACATATAAGTGttacatatatatgtaaacGAGATGAAATGGCGGGCAATGATAGtcgatttaaataaaatttaattgcgAGCGTATCCGTAAAACAAGCAAGCAATGTTTAGAGTAATTGCAtggaaaaatggaaaaatggAAGAACGGGATCGTAGTACAAataacttttcaatttttaataaattataacaaCTGCATGTTAATGTTCtatgtaaaaatgtatttcaaaTATTCAAGTATATTTAATcttttcttgctacttaaatatttcatttaatactCTTCGGCGCCTTCGCCCTCGCCCTCGGTGGAGTCCATGCCGACCTCTTCGTAGTCCTTTTCCAGAGCGGCCAAGTCTTCTCGGGCTTCCGAGAACTCACCCTCCTCCATACCCTCGCCGACGTACCAGTGAACGAAAGCACGCTTGGCGTACATCAAATCAAACTTGTGATCCAGGCGAGCCCAGGCCTCTGCGATGGCAGTTGTGTTGGACAACATGCAGACGGCACGCTGAACCTTGGCGAGATCTCCACCAGGAACGACAGTCGGAGGCTGGTAGTTAATACCGACCtagaaattgaaaaagttgtattAGATTTTGGTAGTAGTAGAGATGAGAGAATTTCTGCTTGGATAGTTTTGAGAATAAAAGTAGCGATATTCACCTTGAAACCAGTTGGACACCAGTCTACGAATTGGATGGTCCTCTTGGTCTTGATGGTGGCAATTGCAGCGTTTACATCCTTGGGTACAACGTCTCCTCTGTACAGCATGCAGCAGGCCATGTACTTGCCCCGACGTGGGTCACACTTCACCATCTGGTTGGCTGGTTCGAAGCAAGCGTTAGTGATCTCGGACACCGACAGCTGCTCGTGATAGGCTTTCTCGGCCGAGATAACTGGGGCATAGGTAACCAGAGGGAAATGAATCCTCGGGTACGGCACCAAATTCGTCTGGAATTCAGTCAGATCCACGTTCAGGGCTCCGTCAAAACGAAGAGAGGCGGTGATGGACGAAACGATTTGGCCAATCAAACGGTTGAGATTTGTGTAGGTTGGTCGCTCGATGTCCAAGTTACGACGGCAAATATCGTAGATGGCTTCGTTATCGACCATGAACGCGCAGTCAGAATGCTCCAAAGTCGTGTGCGTGGTAAGGATGGAGTTGTAAGGCTCAACAACAGCAGTGGAGACTTGCGGTGCTGGGTAGATGGCAAATTCAAGCTTGGATTTCTTGCCATAATCCACAGAGAGTCTTTCCATGAGGAGAGAAGTGAAGCCAGAGCCAGTGCCACCAccaaatgagtggaaaatcaAGAAGCCTTGAAGTCCCGTGCATTGGTCAGCCAACTTGCGGATTCTGTCAAGGACCAGGTCAACAATTTCCTTGCCAATGGTGTAGTGACCACGAGCATAGTTATTGGCAGCGTCTTCCTTGCCAGTGATCAACTGTTCTGGATGGAAAAGTTGGCGGTAGGTACCGGTGCGAACCTCatctgcaattaaaaaaaatacatgcattagtttattttcatttaatttttgttgtaaaatttttttttttctttttatagtaaCATCATTTTGAACTTACCAACTACGGTTGGTTCCAAGTCAATGAAAACAGCTCTGGGTACATGCTTGCCAGCTCCAGTTTCACTGAAGAAGGTATTGAAGCTGTCATCTCCACCTCCGATGGTTTTGTCTGATGGCATCTGGCCATCGGGCTGGATGCCATGCTCAAGGCAATACAGCTCCCAGCAGGCATTACCAATCTGGACTCCAGCCTGTCCAACGTGGATTGAGATACACTCGCGCTAAAAAAAGTATAAGTccaatattaaattaaattgataaaaataccgTTAATTGGTGtacatttataaaagcagCAGTGACATCAGCATAGCCATTTTAGTGGAAGATGACACAATACAATCtactttttgatattttaagtGAACAGGATGCATGATGTCATAGCTGCCTTATAAGGACATACTATAAGCCTCTCTGGAACCAATCCAACAGACactgaaaaaagtcgataCAAATTCAAGAGCTCCATACATGGCTGTATTTTCACATTGTCTTTGAAGAGACTCGATACGTGAATTTACTAATGGTTTTAGTAACtatcaaagttttaaaacaataaattgaATGTATtctaaaaacttttgaaattcGCGATATACTTTTTCAAGAACTGAAATTCCTTCGAATAATATAGTGAGAAACGCCGTTTCTGCTCACGCAGAGACAAAGACAAAATCTCGTAACAGACGTATAAAAAAAGCGTGTTTTATGCGCATGAAAGATATTGAGTTTTTTCTATCCGTGTAGGCAATGAACCATCGCATTCGCATCGTTTGCAATATAGGGCCGCGCGAgtcgaaattttattttcttttttttttcaatgccCCTTAAAAACGAACAAAAAGAGGGATGATGACTCATGCGAAGCAATAAACGCAAGGGCGGTGCCGGCCGGCCGAAGGACTTGGCGACCGTTAGGCTGTGTGAAGCAAGATGGCCGTTGCAGGCGACGCTTACAAAGGATTCACTAGTATATCCGCTTTTCGGAGAATTGCCGTTTAAAACGTAAAATGCACCTAATGCGAAACGTCGCTTACCATTTTGATAAATAGcgttgatttttaacgttgaCAGAGAATCAGAGAAGGGAGCGGCGATTGTTGGTTGTCGGGCGAAGCGGGCAATGCAGCTTCCTCGGCGGCAACTAGTCGACTGTggggctgcgcgcgcgatccTCGCGGGCATTCACGTATATAGTGCTGGAAGTGGGTtagactatatatatatataggacgTTGATGCTACCTTGTTATtggtatagatatatatgtgCCTTTACGGAATGGAACGTACTGCGTTTGCGCGTTTCAGAATGCGCGGCATTTTCAAATCGTgaaactgaaatttttttttaaaagcaaaCAGTTTGGACCAACGTATGGAAATGTTGGTGGCTCTGAAGAGGGACGATTGTTATGCAATGTTGACGATTTCAATTTCGCTCTCCTATGCGCCGAGCCAGCTGCACGTCTGGGCATGATGGTTAAACGCTGGAGAGCCATCACGGATGAACTCTGTGAAGCGCAGGTCCGTTTTGAAGTCCTGGGCTATCTCGCGGACGAGTCGCTGAAACGGCATCTTGTGCAGCAGTTCAGTGCTCTTCTGGTAGCGACGAATTCACGGAAACGACGAAGCTTCTCGACATCTCCTGTAGCTGGTGCACTCTTGCGAGCGGCCTTCGTTGCGAGGTTCTTCCTGGGCGCCTTGCCTCCTGTCGACTTAATATCTTCATCTACTACTCCTCTTCATCTGCAGTGTCTAGTGGTAAACCTCAGCAATCCACAAATGACTGAGTGAAATTGTTTCCTTATGCGGCCGtcgaattttatttatagctTCTGTTGCGAGTAGCGCACGCTGGGATTCGTCCGAACGAGTGTGGAAGGGGACGACGCGTATGATGCGTGATTGGTCGGAAAAGACTGGAAGGGGAAACTGAGCAATTTTTTACACCGCGTCCTCCGTGAGAGGGGGAACATATCGAGTATCGCGCCTATAAAAAGAATCGGCTTGTTGtatcaaaaattttgtttccCGTTAGTCGTCAGCCGAGATAGTCCTCAAGCTCTAGTTCAAGCAGTCGTCGTATTCGTCCGTTCTCCATCAAGATGACGGGACACGGCGGCAAGGGTCTTGGTAAAGGAGGCGTCAAACGTCCGCTCAAACTTTATCGTAACTGCCTGAAGGGCATTACGAAGCCGGATATTCGCCGCCTAGCAAGACGCGGTGGAGTCAATCGCATCTCCGGGCTGATTTACGAAGAAGCTCGTGCCATTCTTCGAGTCTTTCTAGAGAACGTCATTCGAGATGCTGCGATTTACAGCGAACATGGCAAGAGGAAGATCGTCACTGCTTTGGACGTAGTCTACGCTCTGAAGAGACAAGGCCGTACAATTTATGGCTTTGACGAATAGACGAGTTTCCTCGTACTGACCAGTTCTTTTTATGACTAACCCCTACaacaatcggcccttttcagggccaccatATTCATTGAACGTAGACAAAAGTGCTAGTTAACTTGAACGTCTCAGCCTCTTGTGGCCCTCCACCAAAGGACATACATATAAGTATAAACAACACGATCGACCCTGAGCTGAGGAGCCTGCGCGCACAGCGTTTTTTTCGCTTTGTTTACGATAGTCTCTGCTGTAAGGCTCGGGTTACTCGCTTGAAACTTGCTTGCATTATAAGGAATGCAAGcagaaattaaaaagtttcgCGTCGGTGACAACGATAAAGGAGTAATGTACTGTGTGCATTTGTACTTCACCGAtcgtattataattattatactctGCGAATAAATGAGCAGCCTGACGCAGGTTCGTCGTTCTCGGACAAGCGATAGAGCTGTATCGTGTGGTGAATCGGGCGAATAAAAAAGTTGACCGTCTTTGCGAACTCTATACGCATTTTATCCAATGCCAATGAATGCGGATGTCGGTGAACATGGATTTGGATGCCTCGTTCAGGACGCGGCGTTACGGAATAAATTAGTGCTCATACGTAGCTGGATACAATGAAACTTGGAAAGCGAAAAATTTCCACGATTTTAAGCGACGCGCGCGtgttgaaatatttgaaagcgGCTGATGAAAAATGGTCGCTTTTCGCATATACTCTTACAGCGATCGTAGAGCGCGATGTGTAGAGGCAGCGAGCAAGCTGTCTGATCTCTCGCTCGAGCAAATCGTCAAACAAGCGCCGAATAAAATGATGAGCTTACAGGTGTATGTAAACAGCTTTTGGCTATCTCCCAAATTTTCGACGATAATAATCTGCTCGAGCGAGCTGATGTCGAATTGCGCGAGCCGACGCCTTGAGTTCGAGAGTTTGACCCGGTGGATAGCGGATCGTACTACTTATATACAAGAGGCTTACATTGTACTTACATTGTACTTGTACCCACAATACGTGGGCGGATAATTTGAATAAACGCGTTTACGCGTGTTTGTTTGCCATTCGCTCCGCTGCGTTCGAAAATCCTCGATCGATAATCGCTCTACACTGTCGaagaaaaagtgccttgtTGTTACAAGTGCGCCGCAGCCAGCTGACGTACgtgaatttttaatgattttaattgttattaaCATTGTTCATGCGCGCTTTACAGCTACACGTATCCTTGGTAAAAGGCGACTTTCCCGCACACTTATATCTCTCGAGTCTACCGTCTCGCATATAAATATCCTTGTATAATGTGTAGTGGAAAAAGTAGCGGCTCATTTGAATATATCCACCGCGGAGACGAGGCCGCGTGCACGCTTTGAGCCGTCAAACTAATCCTGCTTATCCGATGCCGATATCGGCGGATCTCGCGATTATAAATAGCTGTCCAATTCTATTGTCAAGGCTCAGCGCTAGCTCATTATCGCGCCAAACTCGTTTGTTTGTAGGAAGAATCCGCGAGGCTTACAGCACACCGCGCGCTCGGCCCTTATCGCGCTGACCCGGGGAAAAACAAATGAGAGAATGGGTCCTCGCTTCGTTTCGCAAGGGGGCGCGCTTATCGAAAAAAAGCCGAAGAATTTTCATCGCTGCATTCTATCCTTAACTCGGTCATGTGCAGGCTGCATCGCTCTTTTCCACTTGGTTGATTCGTCGATCGGCGGCTGATAAGAAGCGACGATATTATACTAAACTTGTTTGCGGTGGATTTATCATCATTATCCGAATTGCGTTGCATCTCCCGAAACTCGGATAAAATAGAGGAAGAGGGGGTATACATACTCATATAGGAGTATCCAACGTTGCATGATTCGACTCGCACCGCACCTCGCGCCGTCTACCTCAAGCGGGTTTTACTACTGATGACGATTTCGTTCGACAAAGAAGCTCGCGAACAAGCTTTTCCTTTGCGACTTACGACGCGCGGGCTTTAGATAATTTATAATACTTCTCCGAATTCGAGACGGCCCAGGATAGAGGCATGGAATTATTTTTCTGCGCTATAACTCAACAACGATCCTCGAAGCTTCGTTTGCGTAACGCGAGGCAA
This genomic interval carries:
- the LOC100119612 gene encoding tubulin alpha-1 chain, coding for MRECISIHVGQAGVQIGNACWELYCLEHGIQPDGQMPSDKTIGGGDDSFNTFFSETGAGKHVPRAVFIDLEPTVVDEVRTGTYRQLFHPEQLITGKEDAANNYARGHYTIGKEIVDLVLDRIRKLADQCTGLQGFLIFHSFGGGTGSGFTSLLMERLSVDYGKKSKLEFAIYPAPQVSTAVVEPYNSILTTHTTLEHSDCAFMVDNEAIYDICRRNLDIERPTYTNLNRLIGQIVSSITASLRFDGALNVDLTEFQTNLVPYPRIHFPLVTYAPVISAEKAYHEQLSVSEITNACFEPANQMVKCDPRRGKYMACCMLYRGDVVPKDVNAAIATIKTKRTIQFVDWCPTGFKVGINYQPPTVVPGGDLAKVQRAVCMLSNTTAIAEAWARLDHKFDLMYAKRAFVHWYVGEGMEEGEFSEAREDLAALEKDYEEVGMDSTEGEGEGAEEY
- the LOC103315327 gene encoding trichohyalin, which encodes MNGDRSEQRSAGLSRSYSEHAALVLRHFERQRGELKCSRSGPDFRIDCRQDEEETLTESRDGQRTWRISGSPSEDDYAAGKQQHCHRKRLELGSGDSNAISSDFSELSLERRQTTESTVYEGSRVLAASSTPETTTSSMERRCRLFDDDERYSCATDNEEDREAGGGEPQESQFRHRKSPPAMHEMEASNSWSTTSLSSGRHRLNGVPLLRQISYEDWAREKRLKLQNRREEERRAEERKREAEEREAREREARERRDNESYLGWLERKRREQTLKRQLLDKELELQHRLRELENKAKSAKDVFLKQWCRKKDELIKTCEKEELMRKKKAEEEKERRLQESSKAYEKWREKSRNTPKPATQGLLPHQKVKPAFTNPTPWQPLLEKDSDDSDNSSPAVTTSRVVKTNRRSKRTAVRR
- the LOC100121694 gene encoding histone H4, which encodes MTGHGGKGLGKGGVKRPLKLYRNCLKGITKPDIRRLARRGGVNRISGLIYEEARAILRVFLENVIRDAAIYSEHGKRKIVTALDVVYALKRQGRTIYGFDE